Sequence from the Rhodocyclaceae bacterium genome:
CGCGAGTTCAAGGACGATACGCGTGTCGTAGAGCTGGTCGAACAGTGCGAAATCGAGTGGTCGCACCATCCAGCCGCTGCGCGTCACCACCGACAGGTGCCCCTCCTGGGCCAGCCGGTTCAATGCCTCGCGCACCGGGGTACGCGACATGCCGAGCTCACGCGCGACTTCATTCTCGGTAAAGCGATCGCCAGGCAGGCGCCGGAACTCGAACACATCGCGCTTGATCTGCTCGTAGGCGACCTCGGACAGATGCTGTCCGGCAGGAGCATTCATCCCTGCGACCTCGTCATCCAGGTTCCGGGAAATGACAGGCCACCGCATGGCCTGGTGCCATCTGCACCAGCGATGGCGACGACCGCGTGCAGGCATCCTGCCCCTTCGGGCAGCGGCCATGGAAACGGCAGCGCCCCTGATCGGGATCCACCGGGCTGGTCGGGTCCCCTTCCAGCCGTATGCGCCGGGACGCTTCTCCGCCGAGACCCGGGATGGCCGACAGCAGCGCCCGCGTATACGGATGCCGCGGCGCCTCGAAGACCTGGCGCGCCGGTCCCGACTCGACGATCCGGCCCAGATACATCACCATCACCCGATCGCACAGCAGGCGGACGATGTTGAGGTCGTGCGACACGAACAGATAGCTCATGCCGAGCTTTTCCCGGAGGTCGGCGAGCAGGTGGAGGATCACCGCCTGCACCGACACATCGAGCGCGGCTGTCGGCTCATCGAGGATCAGCAGCGAAGGCTCCAGGGCGACCGCGCGCGCGATGCCGACCCGCGCCTTCTGGCCGCCCGACAACTGGTGCGGAAAGCGACCGAGCAGTTCGCGCGGCATCTGCACCAGCGCCGCGATCGTCTCGATCCGGTCGGACAGGGCGGCACCGGAGAGGTTGCCGAGCAGGCGCAACGGCTCGGCGATCGTGTCCCACGCGGTGTAGCGGGGGTTGAGGCTGTCGGTCGGATCCTGGAACACCATCTGGATCAGCTTGCGCTGCGGCACCCGTGCGAACCGGCTCGCCGGGATGCCACCGATATCGTCGCCCCGGAAGCGGATGCTGCCTTCGGTCGGGTCGAGGGTACGCGTGATCAGGCGGACCAGCGTCGACTTGCCGCAGCCCGATTCGCCCACCAGGCCGACGCTCTCGCCCCGGCCGATCGACAGATCGACGCCGTCGACGGCATGCAGAAGCGGCGTACGCCGGCCAGCACGGAACGGTACCAGGCTTCCCGCCGTCTTCAGCGGGAACAGCTTGCGCACCTGCTCGACCTGCAGCAGCGGCTGCGTATCGTCGCTCACAACGGCCTCCTGCAGGCAACGGAATGCACGCCGCCGGTATCCAGCCGCGCCAGCGGACGCTCGCCGCACGCCGGCTCCGCACGCTCGCAACGCTCGCTGAACCGGCAAGCCGGCAGGTCGCTGCGCCGAAGGTCAGGCAGGTAACCGGGAATCGCGGCCAGCGAACGCAGGTCGCTGCCGGCGTGCGGCGTCGTGGCGATCAAACGCGCCGTATACGGGTGGCGCGGGTGCGCGAACAGCTCGGTCGTCGGCGCAGTCTCGACGACATGGCCCGCATGCATCACGACGATCCGGTCGCAATGTTCCGCCGCCAGCCCGAGATCATGCGTGATCAGAACGGTGGCCATGTTGCGCTGGCGCGCCAGTTCACCGATCAGGTCCATCACCGCTGCCTGGGTCGTGACGTCCAGGCCGGTGGTCGGCTCGTCCGCCACCAGCAGCGAGGGCGTACAGGCGAGCGCGATCG
This genomic interval carries:
- a CDS encoding ABC transporter ATP-binding protein is translated as MSDDTQPLLQVEQVRKLFPLKTAGSLVPFRAGRRTPLLHAVDGVDLSIGRGESVGLVGESGCGKSTLVRLITRTLDPTEGSIRFRGDDIGGIPASRFARVPQRKLIQMVFQDPTDSLNPRYTAWDTIAEPLRLLGNLSGAALSDRIETIAALVQMPRELLGRFPHQLSGGQKARVGIARAVALEPSLLILDEPTAALDVSVQAVILHLLADLREKLGMSYLFVSHDLNIVRLLCDRVMVMYLGRIVESGPARQVFEAPRHPYTRALLSAIPGLGGEASRRIRLEGDPTSPVDPDQGRCRFHGRCPKGQDACTRSSPSLVQMAPGHAVACHFPEPG